In the genome of Nitrospira japonica, one region contains:
- a CDS encoding thiamine pyrophosphate-binding protein, producing the protein MIDSDAFVRAMQDMGVDFFTGVPDSLLGGIIAELIDRHLYTPAVREDEAVAMAAGAYMAGKIPAVLMQNSGLGTSLNTLISLNVIYRQPCILIVSWRGQGGKDAPEHLVMGEVMPQFLDTMKIPHRTLTEKTAVEDFKWVAETFMKQRIPVALFIGKGVVKGLHP; encoded by the coding sequence ATGATCGACAGCGATGCATTTGTACGGGCCATGCAGGACATGGGGGTGGATTTCTTTACCGGTGTGCCCGATTCGTTGCTCGGAGGCATCATCGCCGAGTTGATCGATCGGCATCTGTATACGCCGGCGGTACGCGAGGACGAAGCCGTGGCGATGGCCGCCGGAGCGTATATGGCCGGCAAGATTCCCGCCGTGCTGATGCAGAATTCGGGACTGGGCACGTCACTGAATACGCTCATCTCTCTCAATGTGATCTACCGGCAGCCCTGTATCCTGATCGTCTCGTGGCGGGGACAGGGTGGAAAGGATGCGCCGGAGCATCTCGTCATGGGAGAGGTGATGCCGCAATTTCTTGACACGATGAAGATCCCTCACCGAACACTGACCGAGAAAACCGCCGTCGAGGATTTCAAGTGGGTGGCGGAGACGTTCATGAAGCAGCGCATTCCCGTCGCGCTCTTCATTGGTAAGGGTGTCGTCAAGGGACTGCACCCATGA
- a CDS encoding TetR/AcrR family transcriptional regulator, which yields MDKRRRPSSQERQAGLIAAAASLFAAKGFNGTTTREIARAAGVSEALVFKHFPTKRALYAAILAEKVSVDGLLGAVEESAKKRDDHRVFMLIAGFRIRPGVDPTLLRLLLFSALEGHELSDIFFAKHHKVFYDHLASYIQLRIKEGAFRDVDPLLAARAFIGIVVHHRLLHEIFGVPMHRTHDETVATYVELFLNGLIRQDGGHRRRRRPG from the coding sequence ATGGACAAGCGACGCCGTCCCTCCAGTCAGGAGCGACAGGCCGGATTGATCGCCGCAGCCGCCTCCCTCTTCGCGGCGAAAGGCTTCAACGGCACCACGACGCGAGAAATCGCCAGGGCGGCCGGGGTCAGCGAAGCCCTCGTCTTCAAACACTTTCCGACCAAGCGGGCTTTGTACGCCGCCATCTTGGCGGAGAAAGTGTCCGTGGATGGGCTGCTCGGGGCGGTGGAGGAGTCCGCCAAGAAACGCGACGACCATCGGGTGTTCATGCTGATTGCGGGCTTCCGCATCAGACCGGGGGTCGATCCGACTCTGCTCCGGCTCCTCTTATTCAGCGCGCTCGAGGGACATGAACTGTCCGATATCTTCTTTGCGAAGCACCACAAGGTCTTCTACGACCACCTGGCCTCCTACATCCAGCTGAGGATCAAAGAAGGGGCGTTCCGCGACGTCGACCCGCTGCTCGCCGCCCGCGCCTTCATCGGCATCGTCGTCCACCACCGGCTCTTGCACGAGATTTTTGGCGTTCCGATGCATCGAACACACGACGAAACGGTGGCGACCTATGTCGAATTATTCCTCAACGGCTTGATTCGGCAAGACGGCGGTCACCGACGCCGACGGAGACCGGGCTGA
- a CDS encoding PilZ domain-containing protein produces MMNTYPSDRPHDHPAVLRPTRRVTERVPSRFAVMYSGMQAGRMVMGDGLTANLSDGGVGICGDQGVTSGMELALFITVPGTDDPICLPQCRVSWVSGLRFGVELLSLSPEISNQLRFHTWNSSSRPSIGG; encoded by the coding sequence ATGATGAACACGTATCCGTCAGACCGTCCTCATGATCATCCTGCCGTCCTCAGACCAACTCGCCGCGTCACTGAACGGGTCCCAAGTCGGTTTGCCGTGATGTATTCGGGAATGCAGGCCGGACGCATGGTGATGGGCGACGGATTGACCGCCAACCTCTCAGACGGCGGCGTCGGCATCTGCGGCGACCAGGGCGTGACGAGCGGGATGGAACTCGCTCTCTTTATCACCGTCCCTGGCACGGACGATCCGATCTGCCTGCCGCAATGCCGGGTGTCCTGGGTGTCCGGCCTTCGCTTCGGCGTGGAACTGCTCTCACTCTCACCTGAGATTTCGAATCAGCTGCGCTTTCACACCTGGAATTCATCGTCCCGTCCGTCCATCGGTGGATGA
- a CDS encoding thiamine pyrophosphate-dependent enzyme: MRPEQGTLISRAQAIGALLELLTDQPVVICNGFPSREAHKIADRATHFYMIGSMGNAPAIALGVALAKPNKQVVTFDGDGNVLMGMGTLATVGALKPKNFIHVVFDNEVYGTTGNQPTISNVVPLDKVAKAAGYVNVERVRDREDLVYEFKDMLKKDGPSMLLVKVNEFAEDAGRVLLEPPDLTKRFMKAIE, encoded by the coding sequence ATGAGACCGGAGCAAGGGACTTTGATCAGCCGGGCTCAGGCCATCGGCGCCCTGTTAGAATTATTGACGGACCAGCCGGTCGTCATTTGCAATGGATTTCCATCGCGCGAAGCGCACAAAATTGCGGACCGGGCCACGCATTTTTACATGATCGGATCCATGGGCAATGCGCCGGCGATCGCGCTGGGTGTGGCGCTGGCCAAGCCGAACAAGCAGGTCGTCACCTTCGACGGAGACGGCAACGTGCTCATGGGCATGGGGACCTTGGCCACCGTGGGCGCGCTGAAGCCGAAGAATTTCATCCACGTCGTGTTCGACAACGAAGTCTATGGGACGACCGGAAATCAGCCGACGATCTCGAATGTGGTGCCGCTGGACAAAGTGGCCAAGGCCGCCGGCTACGTGAATGTCGAGCGTGTGCGCGACCGGGAGGATCTTGTCTACGAATTCAAGGATATGCTCAAAAAGGACGGGCCCAGCATGCTGCTGGTCAAGGTCAATGAATTCGCCGAGGATGCCGGCCGTGTCCTCCTCGAGCCGCCAGATTTAACCAAGCGATTCATGAAAGCGATAGAGTAG
- a CDS encoding PilZ domain-containing protein, whose translation MKQRVVDLGIDVKEAYTPLDRRYAERASLRIPVLYASADGSSLLKAEGLLTDLSKSGCNIEGTVSPPVGSRITLFLYLADGQPPLCLTDVTIPRVKGLAFAAEFPDLMPEERKRIQQLIWRHVTFSASRQTRAGFRIV comes from the coding sequence ATGAAACAGCGGGTCGTGGATCTCGGCATCGATGTGAAAGAAGCCTACACCCCGTTGGATCGCCGCTATGCCGAACGGGCCTCCCTGCGAATCCCCGTCTTATATGCGAGTGCGGACGGATCGAGCCTCCTCAAGGCGGAAGGATTATTGACGGACCTCTCAAAATCCGGCTGCAACATCGAAGGGACTGTCTCCCCGCCGGTAGGCAGCCGAATCACGCTGTTTCTCTATCTCGCGGATGGACAGCCTCCCCTCTGCCTGACGGACGTGACAATCCCCAGAGTGAAGGGATTGGCCTTTGCGGCTGAATTCCCCGACCTGATGCCGGAAGAACGGAAGCGGATTCAGCAACTAATCTGGAGGCATGTCACCTTTTCCGCATCTAGACAGACGCGAGCCGGATTTCGCATTGTCTGA
- a CDS encoding PilZ domain-containing protein: MRCTKVRSNRSLRLQTTPCNRREHLRVPANFSLMYSAQPEGRHVLVGDGTVTSLSRHGLGVRGNTPVRTGMELTLFLYLPDGQDPLFVTAAKVTWTAGHRFGVMITGMNLREQNRFRYFVAGSLHEKRDH; the protein is encoded by the coding sequence ATGAGATGCACAAAAGTCCGTTCCAACAGGTCCTTGCGGCTGCAGACCACTCCATGTAATCGGCGAGAACACCTGAGGGTTCCCGCCAACTTCAGCCTCATGTACTCCGCGCAGCCGGAGGGCCGCCACGTCTTGGTCGGCGACGGGACGGTCACGTCATTGTCCCGGCACGGCCTGGGGGTCAGAGGAAACACACCGGTCAGGACCGGAATGGAGTTGACGCTGTTCCTCTACCTGCCCGACGGGCAAGATCCACTATTCGTGACCGCAGCCAAGGTCACCTGGACGGCAGGCCATCGCTTCGGCGTGATGATCACGGGGATGAACCTTCGGGAACAGAACCGCTTCCGCTACTTCGTTGCCGGCAGCCTGCACGAAAAGCGCGACCACTAG
- a CDS encoding isocitrate lyase/phosphoenolpyruvate mutase family protein encodes MTNAAKLRAALKKPGALKVVGAHDALSARLIERAGFDGVWASGFAISASLKCIPDASFITSSEQLEVERNIAEAVSIPVIADCDTGYGNALNVMRTVTDRERAGVAAICIEDNVYPKRCSFYAGVRRELIAVDEHCGKIKAAKASQLSPDFMVIARTEALIAGWGQEEALKRAEAYAEAGADAVLIHSKSKKFDELRAVYKAWSGRVPLVVVPTIFDQTTAEEMEDAGVKIIIYANQPVRAAIRAMRDTLDLIKRDTRPGAANDRIVTLPEVYDIVGVPQMERDERQFLPVGGEQITAVIPAAGFEKQLLPLIADMPKCLLDIKGKTILERQISALNECNIKEIALVRGYKKEAITLPNIRYYDNDRYEETGDLFSIFCAESEMKGRTIILYGDIVFDNTILEKLLKSPADIALVVDLAWQEERQRDRQPVHINPDLVSLADAPGKSYLSRFVMPDGEHRIIKIGQHLPHDQAHGEFIGMAMFSEKGIAAFKAGYRAALERYKSDGFHEAGAVVKASFTDLIQELIDQGQRVEAVPIFKGWVEVDSFEEYQKAWAKLRQ; translated from the coding sequence ATGACGAACGCTGCTAAACTTCGGGCTGCCCTTAAGAAACCCGGTGCGTTGAAAGTTGTCGGGGCACACGACGCCCTCAGCGCCCGCCTCATCGAGCGGGCGGGATTTGACGGTGTATGGGCCAGCGGATTTGCCATCTCCGCTTCGCTCAAATGCATTCCGGACGCCAGCTTCATCACCTCCAGCGAGCAACTTGAAGTCGAACGAAACATCGCCGAAGCGGTTTCGATTCCGGTCATCGCCGATTGCGACACCGGCTATGGAAACGCGCTGAACGTCATGCGCACGGTGACCGACCGGGAGCGGGCGGGCGTCGCGGCGATTTGCATCGAGGATAACGTCTATCCCAAGCGCTGCAGCTTTTACGCGGGCGTCCGCCGCGAGCTCATTGCCGTGGACGAACATTGCGGCAAGATCAAGGCGGCGAAAGCGTCCCAGCTTTCCCCCGACTTCATGGTCATTGCCAGGACCGAAGCCCTGATTGCCGGATGGGGGCAGGAGGAAGCCCTCAAACGGGCGGAAGCCTACGCGGAGGCCGGTGCCGACGCCGTCTTGATCCATTCCAAGTCAAAAAAATTCGATGAGCTGCGCGCGGTGTACAAAGCCTGGTCCGGACGCGTGCCTCTGGTGGTCGTGCCGACGATTTTCGACCAGACGACCGCCGAGGAAATGGAAGACGCGGGCGTAAAAATCATCATCTATGCCAACCAGCCGGTCCGCGCGGCGATCCGCGCGATGCGCGATACGCTGGATCTCATCAAACGGGACACCAGGCCCGGCGCCGCAAACGACCGCATCGTCACGCTGCCGGAAGTCTACGACATCGTCGGAGTTCCGCAGATGGAGCGGGATGAGCGTCAATTCCTTCCCGTCGGCGGAGAGCAGATCACAGCCGTCATCCCGGCCGCCGGATTCGAGAAGCAATTGCTTCCTCTCATTGCAGACATGCCCAAGTGCCTGCTGGACATCAAGGGCAAAACGATTCTCGAACGGCAGATCTCCGCCTTGAACGAATGCAACATCAAGGAGATCGCCCTCGTCCGCGGCTACAAGAAAGAGGCGATCACCCTTCCGAACATCCGGTACTACGACAACGACCGCTACGAAGAAACCGGCGACCTCTTCTCGATCTTCTGCGCCGAAAGCGAGATGAAGGGCCGAACGATCATCCTGTACGGCGATATCGTCTTCGACAACACGATCCTCGAAAAACTTCTGAAGAGTCCGGCGGACATCGCGCTGGTCGTGGATCTGGCTTGGCAGGAGGAGCGCCAGCGTGACCGGCAACCGGTCCATATCAACCCCGATTTGGTCAGTCTGGCCGATGCTCCCGGCAAGAGCTATCTGTCTCGATTCGTCATGCCGGACGGAGAGCATCGGATCATCAAGATCGGACAGCATCTACCCCACGACCAAGCGCACGGTGAATTCATCGGTATGGCCATGTTCTCCGAGAAGGGCATCGCCGCATTCAAAGCCGGGTATCGGGCCGCCCTGGAACGCTATAAATCCGATGGGTTCCACGAAGCCGGCGCCGTCGTCAAAGCCTCGTTTACCGATCTGATTCAGGAATTGATCGACCAAGGCCAACGGGTCGAAGCCGTCCCGATCTTCAAAGGTTGGGTTGAAGTCGATTCCTTCGAAGAATATCAAAAGGCCTGGGCCAAACTGCGCCAATAA
- a CDS encoding efflux RND transporter periplasmic adaptor subunit, translating into MNPVRQHPIVTLGVIIFFAVTALVVFRLSSGAKNDPKKTRTITVGTVRPLKQDLDIRLAYTADITPNQVVNIFSRVDGYISKLYVDKGDFVKANHLLVEIDHTDYLHAVNQAKANLAAARAKVTQQDASVRNARLTLDRMRALIKDQFVSQQDLDNAEVNTDAAVAAQESLRAQVQQMEVALAQAETNLAYSYIRAPFSGYIAERNLDLGAYVTGAATSTSTTSRGILSLHDIEVVRTLIEVVEKDVPLIKIGQKAEVRAEAYPDRAFEGTVTRVVQALNRATRTMTVELDLPNKNHLLKGGMFARVEVLVGKHANALQIPIDAVSRLEDAQYVYIVRDGKAERVSVDIGVRDENRVEITKGLIGDEQVIVSGKDLVQSGTPVQAQSLQPAHDDPATPQQAAPAPPKG; encoded by the coding sequence ATGAACCCCGTCCGACAGCACCCGATCGTGACGCTCGGCGTGATCATTTTTTTCGCCGTGACGGCGCTGGTTGTCTTCCGGTTGAGCAGCGGAGCCAAGAACGATCCGAAGAAAACCCGGACGATTACCGTCGGAACGGTCCGGCCCCTCAAGCAGGATCTGGACATCCGGCTCGCCTATACGGCCGACATCACGCCCAACCAGGTCGTCAACATTTTCTCGCGCGTCGACGGCTATATCTCCAAGCTGTACGTCGACAAGGGAGACTTCGTCAAAGCCAATCACCTGCTCGTCGAAATCGACCATACCGACTACCTGCATGCCGTCAACCAAGCGAAGGCCAACCTGGCCGCCGCCCGTGCGAAGGTGACGCAGCAGGACGCTTCCGTGCGCAACGCCAGGCTCACGCTCGACCGCATGCGGGCGCTGATCAAGGATCAGTTCGTGTCCCAACAGGACTTGGACAATGCGGAGGTGAACACCGACGCGGCCGTCGCCGCGCAGGAATCGTTGAGGGCGCAGGTCCAACAAATGGAAGTGGCGCTGGCGCAGGCGGAAACCAACCTCGCCTACTCGTACATCCGCGCGCCGTTCTCCGGATACATTGCGGAACGCAACCTTGATCTGGGCGCCTACGTCACCGGAGCCGCGACCAGTACGTCGACGACCTCCAGGGGCATCCTCAGCCTACATGACATCGAAGTCGTTCGGACGCTGATCGAAGTGGTCGAAAAGGACGTGCCATTGATCAAGATCGGGCAGAAAGCCGAAGTACGGGCCGAAGCCTACCCGGACCGCGCGTTCGAAGGAACCGTGACCCGCGTCGTCCAGGCTCTGAACCGCGCCACGCGGACCATGACCGTCGAGTTGGATCTTCCAAACAAGAACCATCTCCTCAAAGGCGGGATGTTCGCGCGCGTCGAAGTGTTGGTGGGAAAGCACGCCAACGCATTGCAAATCCCCATTGATGCGGTCAGTCGCCTTGAGGATGCACAGTACGTGTACATCGTCCGGGACGGCAAGGCCGAGCGGGTCTCGGTGGACATCGGCGTGCGGGATGAGAACCGGGTCGAGATCACCAAGGGATTGATCGGCGACGAGCAGGTCATCGTGTCTGGTAAAGACTTGGTCCAATCCGGAACCCCCGTGCAGGCCCAATCGCTCCAACCCGCGCACGACGATCCGGCCACGCCGCAACAGGCCGCCCCCGCCCCGCCGAAAGGGTAA